GACCATGTGGTTCCAGCAGGCGACGCGGGTCTTCGCCGGTGTCGCGTCGATCATCCTCGCTCTGGTGTCGCTGGTGGTCTCCAACATCGGGGGCTTCATCATCGGCTTCCTGCTGGCGATGCTCGGCGGCGCGCTCGCCGTGTCCTGGGCGCCCGGCAAGGCGGAGGGCGCCGAGGGCGGACGGCACAAGTCCGGTCGCGGACCGGCCGGAGAGGGCGCCGTGGAACCCACGCCCCAGGGCGCCAGCGATGAGCCGGGCCCGCCGCACACCCCGTACGAGACCGGCGACGGTGGTCCGGATGACGGCGTCCGGTCCGAGGCCCGCAACGGGGGGTACCGTGTCGGCTGACGCCCGCGACCAGTTTCCCGGGACCCAGGACCGGCCGAGAACGGGGCCACGTCACGCGGCCCCCAAGAAGCCGCTGTTCACCCGGTTCCAGATGCCGGCCGGCAAGGCGATAGCCATGGCGGCGATGCCCACCGCGGTCCTCATGGGCATGGGATTCACCCCGACGCTCGCCCTCGCCGACGACCAGCCCTCGACGTCGAACAGCCTGAAGGCCGACGAGTACAAGGACTGCGTCGCGGCGCTGGAGAACGGCAAGGACAAGGACGGCGCCTCCCCGTCGCCCTCGGCGAGCGGCAGCGAGGACGACGGCAAGAAGGACGAGAACACGTCCGAGCCGACTCCCTCGGCGCCCGCGGGCGGCTCGGACGCGGACAAGGACCCTGCGGACTCGTCCGGTTCGTCGGATTCAGGTTCCGACGACACGGGCGGAAAGACCGAGCCCACGCCGACCCCTTCGCCCTCCTCAGGCACCTCGGGCGGGGACGACGCGGCAACGCCGAGCCCGTCGCCGTCCCAGAGCGACCGCAACGTGCTGGAGGACATCGGCGACGCGATCGGCGGCATCTTCAACGGCGGCAAGTCCACCGCGAGCCCGAGCCCGACGCCGTCCGCGTCGGCCTCGCCGTCCGGGGACACGGCCAAGCCGGAGGACACGAGCAAGGACGACGCGTCCGACACCGACAAGGTCACCGACACGGCGAAGGACACCGTGAAGGACACGGCCGGTACGGCGTCGAAGACGGCCGAGGACACCACCGAGGCCGCCGAGAAGGCGGCCGAGGACGCGGCCGGGAAGGCCACCGCCTCCCCCAGCCCGTCCGCGAGCCCCTCCGTGGACCCCGAGGACTGCCCGGCCGCCACGGACGCCGAGGGCGGCGTCGACAACCAGATCCTCGTGCCCGACGACCCCTGGTACCTGGAGGCCAGCTCGCTGACCCTGAAGGGTGCCGACTACCAGGGCATCGTGCAGGTGCGGACGGCGAGCGGCGCTACGAAGAAGGTCCTGAAGTACGTCATCAACGACGGCACCGACATCGGGGACCTGCACCAGCTCGTCAAGGACAAGCAGTCCGGCAAGACCCACCACGTCCAGGCGGCGAAGGGCTCGACGTCCACGATCACCGACGGCAAGACGGTGATGTACACGGAGAAGATCTCGGGCAACCTGCTCGGGCTGATCCCGGTCACCTTCGACCCGGAGCACCCGCCGCCCCTGAACATCCCGCTCATCTACTTCACCAAGGTGAAGGTCACCCAGGCCGGCCAGTTCGGCGGCACGCTGACCGTGCCGGGGCTGCACCAGTACGTCACGGACTGACGTACCCGACGGACTCGAGGGCGTCCCCTGGTCACCAGGGGGCGCCCTCTCGCGGTGGTATGGGACGCGTGTGGGGGATGATCGAGGCATGACCATCGTGGACGTGCTGACGGAGTTCGCCGAGT
The genomic region above belongs to Streptomyces coeruleorubidus and contains:
- a CDS encoding DUF6114 domain-containing protein, whose protein sequence is MSAETPVQSAGTFTRLRRRFRDWRGTRPFWAGLLTILGGVPIAYFPYATLKLGTMSLTMATTAGAGSLIIGVLLITLGLTMWFQQATRVFAGVASIILALVSLVVSNIGGFIIGFLLAMLGGALAVSWAPGKAEGAEGGRHKSGRGPAGEGAVEPTPQGASDEPGPPHTPYETGDGGPDDGVRSEARNGGYRVG